Part of the Paroedura picta isolate Pp20150507F chromosome 3, Ppicta_v3.0, whole genome shotgun sequence genome is shown below.
TCCCTCCTTGTCCACAGGactccctttctcccctccccccaggggggCCGCGTGTACCTTTTTGTCCCACCCGCACAGCATGCTGCCCACCGAGAGGCCCATCCCCCGGTACTCGGCCAGCATGTTGGCCAGCAGCTTGGAGGCGGCCGAGACGCTGATCCGCTCCTTGTTGCGCAGGTAATACagcctggaggagggggaggggcagggagagagcgGCCATCCAAGCAAGGTCGGtgccagatttgggggggggggtggagggcctccatcccccccccccagaagcgcCCCCTCCAGCCCTCCTCTCCACCACTGGGCACCAccctcctgccccccctgcaAAAAATCTGGACAGTGAGTGGCATGGGGAAGAACGGGGGCAGGGCAGgtgcgtgggggggggcatcGGGCCAGTGGGCCCCAGCAGTACGCCTGgggcttctctttcctctgcaaAAGGCAGACCCTCCAAGGCCTCAGTCGAACACAGACCCACCTGCAGTGCTTGGCCAGGAGGCGCTCCCAGTACTGGCAGTCGGCCGCACTCCCGGACATGGTGCCCAGCAGGTAGGGGTTGATCTCGATCACCTTGTTGAAGagcagggtggctgtggggggggggaggggagacaagaagGGTGAACCCGAACCCAGTCAAAGACCCCCCTGAGCAACGACCCCACCTGAGAAGGGGATGCTGATTTTAGGCTAAGAAAAATGGCTCTCGAGGAGGCTTATGTGATAATCCAGAATAACTCCCCAAGGAGGGCGAATCACGTGTAACAAATGTATCCAAAAATGACAGCCAGACTAAGGAATGCCACGCtgtggaaggaagaaggggggggggggcttcagagaGTTTCAGGTGGGGGGACCTCAACCTTCTGGCCCCTGTGGGCACCTCTGGGATTTTGAcacgtgggtgggtgggtgggtgggtgggtgggtgctaccacaaaatggctgccaagggaggtggagccaagcacaaatGGTCAGGGAGTGAGGTGCcccccgtccgtccgtccatccgccCGCCCACCCAGCTCTCCATCTGTCTATCATCCATCTGTCTGTGATAGTAAGACTGCCACCTTTTAATCTTatatattatttacttatttattacattttcagaCCACCCTCTTGAcaagccggctcagggtggtgtacagagTAGTTGGTTGTTTTAACCGCAGTTCAGACAATAAAATATAAGGTTAAACTAGTTTTAAAGTGACATCGGTCAAAACCGCAGCAGTTCTTCTGCAGAGCACCGAACAGAGGTGGTTAAAAACTTTCCCAAAGGCCGGCTGAATTGGGAGCCGGTGGAGAAATAAGGAGGTGGCCGGGCGGGATGGGCGGGGCCACGGGTCGATAGAGGGGAGATGTCCgctttgccacccccccccctatgcctggcggaagagctctgccttgcaggccctgcggaactgtgccagtCAGAGGGGACTCTTGCAGCCCACCAGATGCCCAGCTGCACAAGGGGCCCCCTGGCTGCCCCTTGGggggtctgaggcaaagtgtTGGCGGGAACCAAGCTGGAGACTCCGGCTCCAAGAGTTTTGCCGCGTTGAGTCAAACAGGTGTGGCAGGTTTCCGCAGAGTTCCAAAAACCTGCAAAACTGTTCTGTAGTTGACAGCAGCACATTGGAAGGGGGCCGTtggagggagaagaggggggcAGGAGGACTCACAGATATAGTTGCCGGCCGAAGCCCGCGAGTCGGTGGCCACGATGACCCCTTGCTGGAACTTGAAGGCCAGGGTGGTGGTCCCGTGAGCCAGCTCGATCCGGTGCCCGTCTCCCCTGCCCTCACTGAGGGACTGCAGGAACTCAgagggctggaaggggggggggggatgggagaagCCAACAGCAAAGGCATGTAATTTTGCCCCCGGGATAACGCCcagccccctcctttcctctgggGACCCCCCTTCACCCCTCCACTGTCTGCCAATTGGGCTGGagagggcagtggggggggggctccctctgGGCATCCAGCTCCTGGCACAGGCGGTTCTGAGTTCAAGTCCACCCAGAAGCCCTGCTCTTTGATCCTGTTCCTCCTGGAAGTGCTGAAAGGAAAAACTCTCTGCAGATGCTCTGGGACAGCCTCTTCCCTCACTGCCCAAGGCCTGGCAAGGAGTTCGGGGGCTATGCAAAGCACAGTACTGGAATGCAGATGCTAGCCAGAGAAtcaaaggttgccaacctccaggctagaACTGGCAACCCCCCCAGAATTGCATGGGGTCTCCGGACTTTAGAGAAAATGGTGAGCGGAGTGCAGCTTTACGCCCtgccgaagcccccccccccaaacctccaggaaatcCCTCCCGGGAggggcagctctgcttccccggCAGCCACGGGGGCAGGGCGCGGGAAaggctctgcacatgctcaggggcTCTCTTGTGACTCGGTCTGGCCGGGATCCGGACTCACCTGCCTGCCGGGGGGGACGGCGAGGCGGGCCTCCCCCGCCCCGAAGGAGTAGTGCGCGACGCCCCCCGCCCGCCGGGACCCCCCGAGGCCGCCCAGCCCGCACACCGCCTCCAGCGCCATCCTGCCCAGCCCGCGCGAAGCGAAGCGAATGCGAAAGCGAAAGCGG
Proteins encoded:
- the PSMB8 gene encoding proteasome subunit beta type-8 isoform X2, which codes for MALEAVCGLGGLGGSRRAGGVAHYSFGAGEARLAVPPGRQPSEFLQSLSEGRGDGHRIELAHGTTTLAFKFQQGVIVATDSRASAGNYISTLLFNKVIEINPYLLGTMSGSAADCQYWERLLAKHCRLYYLRNKERISVSAASKLLANMLAEYRGMGLSVGSMLCGWDKKGPGLYYIDDNGVRLSGPLFSTGSGNTYAYGVLDSGYRPDLSVEEAYDLGRRAISYATHRDAYSGGVVNMYHMKEDGWIRVGRTDVAGLLDQYGEAKK